The DNA region ATTGAAGCGTCTGATTGGTTGCTGAACGGAGTTGTGATGAGTAAACTGGAACCTATAGATGGAATATCTCTATCGCCAAAAATATCTGAAGGAGAGTAAGTGCTCAAGTATCAGTATTTAATTATCAATGTGAtgttttccagttttcattaAGCCCGTATAGCGTTAAAATATACTCATTTCCGTGATTTCAATGATTACTGCAATAGAAATCAGTGGGATGAATAAGTTCTAATATCAAATAATATCAATTCGTTGGCGTGGCGAGAACGGAGTCAACGGTAAGGTATCGCGATTCGATTGTTTTTTTTGCGACAGTCATAGACGAAAATTTTATGTCAATTGACGATAATGCGTGCCCAAACCGGTCCAGAATTGTCAACAACCGCATAGAGCAGCATGGATCGATGCGCTACCTTCCCAAACCAAAACTGTATTGGACATGTCTGGTCTGTCATGTCACAGAGCAATTACTCCGCTTACCTGTCCCACCGCAGACATTAACAGCAGCTCGTACAGAGTTgtaacagaaggaacctttttgaagcttgcaccACGTAGAATCTTTATTTTCAGGGCCGGCGCGAGTAATTTCGGCGCCTGaagcaaaaaaattttcgacGCCCATGCCAAAAAGTATCAATATATCAATAAtaacatgtacagggtggacaaatttctcactacagtttttaaaccacagGAGAtagagaaactaacaagagtagtagtcattttcaGCCACTTCTTTTGTTTTAGAGTTATAAGGGAAAATTTTATAAATAGCGAtatcgaaatgaatttatatctcggctgatactgatgatagagctctgaaattaaaacattatacaggcccttttttacgtagaatccagtggcgtgctcgcctttctAACAGtcattttaattacgaagctatgaccctaagttatgtttttttaaacgggaacactagatttctatgcaatttttcgaaagctcaatttttactgatttcaaaaatatataacatcacattttcatagaaagaatgacattgccagaAGGAGGCTATTCTTGGTATAAGAAGCtgtatttttctgtgctcgtccaaatttgaaaccatagaaatattgagaaaaaaagtttttgaccatatttatattttattatccatattgatacaaaccatatgattttaaatatttttgaaatcagttaaaattaagctatcaaaaaattgcacaaaaaTCTAGTGTTCTCATTCAAAAagactttgggtcatagcttcgtaatcaAATATCCTGCtcaaaaggcgagcacgccactggattctacgtaaaaaattcCTTGCacaatgttttaatttcagagctctatcatcagtattaacggagatataaatttatttcgatatcgccatttttccaattttcgcttataactcgaaaaaaaaagaaagtggccagAAATGACtactaccattgagtattaaatccATTTATGGATGGATggatttaatactcaatgctactACCATTGATTGGATAAtgctactactcttgttagtttctcatgAAAAGAGAACAGGAATGGgaaatcagattttgtctatctcctctggtttaaatgctgtagtgctaaaacatcgaaatttgcccaccctgtacagggtgggcaaaattcgttatctgctgaggggatctcgagaactatatatagcagctagaagaaaacagatggcaaattctcgagctctttcatgactaatcctaatctgaaaacagaatcggcctatcatttttagatttcgtgttataaacaaaaattgagattttgacgattccgaaaagttctcactTCTCagcttttttgtctttgaagttacagatctgaaacttgaaccttcttaggcactttcatacgtagaatttactgacaaaagatttttttccaattgaaaaataacaaattcaataaaagttttcatctaaaaaaattaaagttcacctaatgattcgaaatgacaacttcaaagacaaaaaagttatgagaactttacgaaattgtaaaACTCAAAAGCGAAGTATCGTAgcaggctgcggttttcaccactcttagtttctccgaaaaagagctcggaaatgagtcatcggttttcttctagctgatatagttctcgagatcctctcagtagacaacgaattttgcccaccctgtacttcatTACTAACAACGCCCACCCCACAACAAAAAATCCGCTCCGATGATAATACACAAATTTTTTCTTCccatgaataattttgaataagttcgtaaaaaaaattaatttctagtGAATGaggataattgaaattgaagatgaaattcCGAAAGGCGGATGGTAAACTGAGCCTATATGCCGCCCCTCAGACAGTGGCGCCTGAAACGTTCGCTTCACTGTTTCACCCCTAACCTAACCCCGGGCCCTGTTTAttctgttaatttttttagtatGTTGTCGCTTTCCATCTGAAACGGCAGCACCGAATTTGTGAACCAGTAGCAAATCATTAGTAGCCAATAAAGTTTCTTCAGCAAACCGTTTTTTTGTGCCCAATCTTATCAATTCATCATCGGTAGCTAGGCCAGCAGATTGAAGTAATTTTCGGTTTCAAAACAAAagctttgaaaatttcattaatcgTTTTTCTCCATATTGGAGATCCTTTCTTTTCTTATTGCCtacatcaattttcagtttcGGTAATGACttcaatttctttattttcagtcaggaaaaaatggtattctACTCAGCAGTGGTATCTTTCAATCTTTACGGAATCAGTACGAATGTTCTTAAGAATGAGGAACTATGCAAAAGTGACCAGTGGCGAAAGAATGTGACCCTAATTGGACGGAGACAATCGCAGAGTGATGGaatgattttcaataaaaatggcGATCTTTATTACTCCCTTGTTCCCCTGAATGCTGTCGGCATCTGGAATTTCAGGGAACCCATCACCTCCTCGAGAATCCTGGAGAGGAACAAAACGTCGATATTCGAACCGAATGGCTTCGCTTTCGACGGAACTCAGTTGTATTTACTGGGTAATAAAGTTATTTCTACTTTAAACACAACTTTCGAAAGTTATTTGAAGTGACATCTTCGATCTCGATCATTATCACTTGATtttctaattattattaatcGTATTATGTTCATTCAATGCAATAAATAGTGTGAAGTAATAACGCTTGTGTCTCTTTTTTGTCTCAGTTATGTTTGTCAGAGCTTATATTTACGTATCTTGATGTTGGATGCTGAGGAAAAACTCTTATTTCTTGTTGTCAGATATCTTCGAGTGTAGTTAAAAGATTTCCTACACGGGACTGATAAGAGATATTATTATAAAAGGGTCAATGTGTTCCgaacttcaagaaaaatatataatgaaatttttaatatcttcatatcaattcattttccaaaatttcagaataatcaCCCCCTTGTTCCAGCCTCAACGAGACGTTCAAAGCAAAGACAAATAAGCTCTTTCATGGTTTAATTATTAAAAATCATATAAatacataaaattttcaaaatcgactcagtccaaaaaatttcatttcgtctgAACCTGTCAAAACTTGGGGTGAAATTTGAGTTTATCAGTGGAgagaatcaaagattatagagtagaaagataggaaacgaagctaaagtgatgtgagcgactaaagtgatgtgagcgccatctgtatttcaaatgtgtttttaaggccttaacggccggtttcataatcaaacctaaagtccctttaattttgaagcttcctttaaccctactaacggccggtttcataatcaaattaaacgtcactttaagcttaaagcttcctttactgtcatttttagtagggctaaaggaagcTTTAGAATTAAAGGGACATTagttttgattatgaaaccggccgtaaaaatgacagtaaaggaagctttaagcttaaagtgacgttaaattcgattatgaaactggacgtaagactggttaaaattttaattcgaaagacatatgaaattttgcgagatgtcaagagtcatatggccattttgatcaaataggttttgaatgttttgattctcgcatccatagacaacctcgtatcgccttttgtttttcaagcccgttctgattattgaaatttttttctaatttcttggcgaaaacctcagaatatcgttcgaaaattattgtatggtgaagaactgtggatcaaataatacgaattttactaaggaaaatgagaatgtaagtattgaaactggtaacatgtgactcggtcattcattgatttttattttcagtgctacgaagtggataaaattttcagggcgtaaaggcctgcaaacactactgactacaccatgtgcaatgaacattttactgcaagtcgattgagaactgttcatccacgtgaattgttgtatgcaggaagcatcccttacatgaagggctcatttaggggaaattatgacttttatacgcccattcaaagattctcaattgacttcaatatattcggaaatgcaaaagttttatggatttcgatttgggaatagggtgactgtcaaattgttgtttggaaagtcaaagttttatgaaaccttctgtgaatgttttgttcattcgtcaatcaatttgtaccataaagagaccataccatgaagaaatcataagaaagcatgaagaaattatactgacgggcttgaatacaggtcttgtatacctctgtaaggttttttcaattgtggttctgaagattttgtgaataatatgtaagtaacggaaatgtgtatcctatgacggtaaattgaatattggttcatatcaatttctgatataaattgtacaaattcaactcagtttattaattcaacacgttttcacagaaaaaacacttttGACGTACCTATTGCAGATAatcatgtactcttgtatcctagtcaaagctctattcattgtccataatttcaaatttttgtaaattttttatagatggccaataaaaatttatcacatccaacagcgtatttcattgataccaatcgattccaaacaatgttcagatgaaaactaacattctggtcacaaaacaaaaccatccttttgttttttcgctcaggatgtttgttttctgatctcaacaaggtcaatattgaaattcaatacaaggaatagaattcgaatttcgcgcccctcaattataaaacagaaaactgttattaaacagtttttctgtattgataatacgttttcagcgccatctcattgtcaaatgtgttttcactgaccaaaatgtagtcggtttttagtactagcgatatgaaggcgtttcctatctttctactctataatcttggGAGAGAATAACTTCGAAgaattaattgctatttaaaaaactccatattttcaatttttcgccattatctcgtgaagggtgcttctaaggtatagagtgatctgaagaaactcatcatcaTTTGAGCTTGACATTCCatttttcgtaatttttttaaCCATTACATAATATTTGGGTAACTTGGCGTCTCTACTTTTTGAATGGACCTCGCAGCATCTTTAGCTTAGCTTTGGTTTCTTCGAAATTTATGGTTAATGTTAGTCGTTAAAAAGTGCCAATTCGCCACTGTTCGCTATATTATGCCTTATTGTTTCACAACGTCTTTGTGGGAAGATTTCGTCACATTCCTTCGAATAAAATCGACAGAAAATATATGAAACACACCAAAAGCAGTTTAGAGGAAAATTTCCACCAACATTAACACATTCGTAGCTGTTGCACCACTAAAACCGATTGATGGATTAAAATTTTTTCGTAGAATATCCAACTTCAAACACGGCACCTGAAACACTGTGGAACTCAGCCCTACAAGGCGTCAATTTTGAAAAACCTCAATACTTATGTTATTATGACCGCATTTTATTTCTCTTACCTATAAGCGACACGAATCTATCTATctgaaaaatctaaaaaatttaGATTTACTGGAGTACACCTGGAAGTTCAAACAATTGTACTCGATAACTTATCTCAATCTTATCATTTCTTCTTATACTATTCCAATCGGATAATTCCATATACGCTCAGTTACGTATCAAGCTACTGTGTATGTTATGTTCATAAAAATGTTTTGGTGTGTCTTACTATTGTTTTCAACCATTTCGTACACGGCCGAGAGCGCTAATATATTGTTTGTCACCACAATTCCTTCCCACAGCCATCAGGTAGTCTTCCAACCAGTATGGAAAGAACTTTCCTTGAGAGGTCACAATGTAACTGCATTAGCTTTGAGTCCTCTGAACGACAAATCACTAACCAATCTCACCGAGATAGATCTGAGCTATATCTTCAAGCTGAGGAAGAGGGTTCCTAAGGAATACATCAAATACGTATTCCAAAAACCAACCTTCCTCATGGTGTTCATTAGGGAGATATTAGGAGTCGATTTCGTTATAAAATTGCACGAGAACATCTTAAGCCAACACTCTGTGATGAAGCTCATCAACGAAGATTACAAGTTCGATGTCGTTGTTGCAGAGTGGATTTACCCTCTCGCTGGAGCTTTTGCAACGAGGTTCAACTGCCCCTTGGTCGGTATCACCTCACTTGGAGCCCCACTAACTCTATTAGATACCGTGGGAAATCCATCTCATCCGATTTACGCTCCTGACCATAATCTGCCTATTGGACGGGAATTGTCCCTTTATGACCGAATTCTTTCGACTCTCTATTCGGTATTCGCAAGAACTTTGTATCACTGGGTTGGGGCTCCAAAGATCGATGCCAGCATGAGGAAATTTTTCGGAGAGGACATGCCATATATTGAAGATATAGCCAGGAATATTAGTGTCCTGCTTCTGAATAGAAACCCTGTTTTCCATAAAATTATGCCTGTTGTGCCGGCTGCAATTGAACTTGGAAGAGTGAGATCTTTCGGTAAAGTTAAACCACTGAATCCAGTAAGTAGTATTCGTTAGATACACTCTACAATTTTTGTTGGTGAAATTGACGGAGAGAGTAAATAGAGGGATGAATAAAATATCCTAACACAATCTTTGtttttatatacaggatgtGGCGTAATGATTATATAATGTGGTATAATGTTTTATgtttagttttcgagatattggagattttcgaaattacaACCTTTGCCACTCATTTTGGAGGCAAGAttccaaataaataaatgtttttcGGACAGTATTCCTGCATATATgagctatcgaatgtaatttatGATTTTTGGGGCGCATTCAcagtttttatttcaaacaaagagaaaaatcttacACAAATTATCTGTTATGCTTAATTTCTTCTTGAGTTTAAAatagcgtggtgtaaaaaataatatggttatctGAGAGCCAAAGCATGAAAAAACATGCcatccgaaatggtataactctctgtatttccagcattcaatacaaaataaattctttttacAATTAATTGAGGCTTAGTTTGATGTAAACcttgtttttaaaatttttagcaAATCAAATGAGAAATGCAATCAGAAGGTGTAGAGCACCTTTGGTGAAATTCAGTTCAATAAAACGATACTCATtctaaaattgttgatatgcaagcagaataaaacaAACATTCACCAGAAGATAAAGAACATGTCCTATAGCTCATGGGGGCCACTTTAAACATCTTTTGCAAAACTTAATTTAAtaaaacgatatttcaaaatactttttttgtctcgttttctttcattatcaAACCCCACAGTTGTGGAATCAATGTTTTCAAG from Coccinella septempunctata chromosome 1, icCocSept1.1, whole genome shotgun sequence includes:
- the LOC123310397 gene encoding UDP-glycosyltransferase UGT5-like, with protein sequence MFIKMFWCVLLLFSTISYTAESANILFVTTIPSHSHQVVFQPVWKELSLRGHNVTALALSPLNDKSLTNLTEIDLSYIFKLRKRVPKEYIKYVFQKPTFLMVFIREILGVDFVIKLHENILSQHSVMKLINEDYKFDVVVAEWIYPLAGAFATRFNCPLVGITSLGAPLTLLDTVGNPSHPIYAPDHNLPIGRELSLYDRILSTLYSVFARTLYHWVGAPKIDASMRKFFGEDMPYIEDIARNISVLLLNRNPVFHKIMPVVPAAIELGRVRSFGKVKPLNPELKEFLDNSKNGVVYFSLGSNTFSCDLPDNVREILVKVFEQLPYNVVWKWETEVLPGKPNNVFAQNWISQAALLAHPNVKLFITQGGLQSMEETINHHVPVIGIPFHSDQTMNVDTAVKYGFGLRIELEDLSIEGLKSAIHEIMTNQSYKENTAKIEKLMNDIPMEGLDKAIWWIEYVIRHKGARHLRSPSLDIPWYQYFLLDVIAFIALVLSISMYILIKVIKLTIRSAKKLLTNEKQKKQ